The proteins below are encoded in one region of Pelecanus crispus isolate bPelCri1 chromosome 4, bPelCri1.pri, whole genome shotgun sequence:
- the TRMT10A gene encoding tRNA methyltransferase 10 homolog A — translation MKYLSRVEKQVSKSGQKLMSSETPTESPEVPTENTMSPEVPDDEGKVKSSDNPVEREEAGSDKEECVEPMSKRQRKKLLKQKQWEEQKDLRRQKRKEKRQKRKLERQSKLDSNNEGNDRKRMRREVVPSTLRLIVDCSFDDLMVLKDVKKLHKQIQRCYAENRKAFHPVQFYLTSHGGQLKSNMNENDKGWVNWKDIQIRTEHYSELIKKEDLVYLTSDSPDILSELDEKKAYVIGGLVDHNHHKGITYKKAVEQGIGHAQLPLGNFVKMNSRKVLAVNHVFEIILAYLEKRDWKEAFFSVLPQRKGAVPLGEANDSSKHAPSGKEDEDNDSDSN, via the exons atgaaatatttatcacGTGTTGAGAAACAAGTCAGTAAATCCGGCCAAAAGCTAATGTCGTCAGAAACGCCAACAGAGAGTCCAGAGGTGCCAACGGAAAATACTATGTCCCCTGAAGTTCCTGATGATGAAGGAAAGGTGAAGTCAAGTGACAATCCAGTAGAGAGAGAGGAGGCAGGCTCAGACAAGGAAGAATGCGTTGAGCCCATGTccaagaggcagaggaagaagctaTTGAAGCAGAAACAGtgggaagaacagaaagatcTACGGAG GCAGAAACGAAAAGAAAAACGCCAGAAGAGAAAACTAGAACGTCAGTCAAAATTGGACTCCAATAACGAAGGGAATGACAGAAAGCGTATGCGAAGGGAAGTTGTTCCTAGTACGCTTCGCCTCATTGTGGACTGCAGCTTTGATGACTTGATGGTGCTAAAG GATGTTAAGAAGCTTCACAAGCAAATTCAGAGATGTTATGCAGAAAACCGCAAAGCATTTCATCCTGTGCAG TTTTACTTGACCAGCCATGGGGGACAGTTGAAGAGCAACATGAATGAAAATGACAAAGGATGGGTGAACTGGAAG GATATCCAAATTAGAACAGAGCACTATAGTGAGCTAATAAAGAAAGAAGACCTAGTATATCTTACCTCAGATTCCCCGGACATTCTCAGTGAGCTTGATGAAAAGAAAGCCTATGTGATTGGAGGACTGGTGGATCACAATCACCACAAG GGAATTACTTACAAAAAAGCTGTAGAGCAGGGAATTGGTCATGCACAGCTCCCGCTTGGAAACTTTGTCAAGATGAACAGTCGGAAAGTATTAGCTGTCAATCATG TGTTTGAGATCATCCTTGCAtacctggagaagagagactGGAAGGAGGCCTTTTTCAGTGTCTTGCCACAGCGGAAAGGGGCTGTTCCTTTGGGAGAAGCCAATGATTCATCCAAACATGCTCCATCtggaaaagaagatgaagacaATGACTCGGACAGCAACTAG